Proteins encoded together in one Nitrospiria bacterium window:
- a CDS encoding PA2779 family protein, with translation MFPLFLTRLRFLIVWMLVVTTFSLAVETQGASAALLPSEATLDMGIPGPDRESSIKKIQAVLESRIIGQRLADLGLTPEEITSRLDQLSDQQAHEIATQLDALQPGGDALGTVVLVLVIAILVVILLQLTGHKIIITK, from the coding sequence ATGTTTCCGTTGTTTCTCACTCGACTTCGTTTTCTGATCGTTTGGATGCTGGTTGTCACGACCTTCAGCCTCGCGGTTGAAACACAGGGAGCCTCGGCCGCCCTTCTTCCCTCCGAGGCAACCTTGGACATGGGGATCCCCGGACCGGATCGAGAGAGTTCGATCAAAAAAATCCAAGCCGTCCTGGAATCCCGGATCATCGGCCAACGTCTGGCCGATCTTGGACTGACCCCGGAAGAAATAACGTCGCGCTTGGATCAACTCTCAGACCAACAGGCTCACGAGATCGCAACTCAATTAGACGCTTTACAACCGGGAGGGGATGCCCTCGGGACGGTCGTTTTGGTGCTGGTGATCGCGATCCTGGTGGTGATCCTTCTGCAGTTGACGGGCCACAAGATCATTATCACGAAGTAG
- the frr gene encoding ribosome recycling factor produces the protein MSADIKKTVKEKMEGAAEHLRKELAGVRTGRASLALLDNVKVDYYGTPTPLRQVAALSVPENRLIAIQPWEPNLIVEIEKAILSSDLGLTPNNDGKVVRINIPPLTEERRRDLVKHCKKMGEDSKVAIRNFRRDGNEELKNQQKSGSLSEDALRKFQDEIQKLTDEFIKKIDEIIKHKESEILEKT, from the coding sequence ATGTCGGCAGATATCAAAAAAACCGTTAAGGAAAAGATGGAAGGCGCCGCCGAACATCTTCGTAAAGAGTTGGCCGGCGTGCGAACCGGGCGAGCCTCGTTGGCGTTGTTGGACAATGTCAAGGTGGATTATTACGGCACGCCGACCCCGTTACGCCAGGTGGCTGCTCTGTCTGTTCCTGAGAACCGATTGATCGCCATCCAGCCCTGGGAACCGAACCTCATCGTCGAGATTGAGAAGGCCATCCTGTCTTCCGATCTGGGCCTCACACCCAACAACGACGGCAAGGTCGTCCGGATCAATATTCCTCCCTTGACCGAAGAACGACGCAGGGATCTGGTCAAGCATTGCAAAAAAATGGGTGAGGATTCCAAGGTCGCCATTCGAAACTTTCGTCGGGATGGAAACGAAGAGCTTAAAAACCAACAGAAGTCCGGCTCATTGAGCGAGGATGCCCTCCGAAAGTTTCAGGACGAGATCCAGAAGTTAACCGATGAATTCATCAAGAAAATCGATGAAATCATTAAACATAAGGAAAGCGAGATTCTGGAAAAGACCTAG
- the argJ gene encoding bifunctional glutamate N-acetyltransferase/amino-acid acetyltransferase ArgJ: MDHVMKAVKGGITAVPGFLASGVHSGIKKINEPDLALIFSKNPCTAAGLFTTNRVAAAPVRLTQEHIRSGRLQAIVANSGNANACTGSQGEAAAREMTERVARYLGFAPELVAVASTGVIGEPFPLEAFRTGIPKLVKTLNGQGSRSAARAIMTTDTKPKEAAVRFKIGKGWVTVGGIAKGSGMIHPNMATMLAFLTTDLSIEPFLLRTMLTSAANRSFNMITVDGDTSTNDTVICLANGRAGNPDLKRSESARLKFQTALDAVCLQLARMIVQDGEGATKLIEIHVRGAVDPEGAKTIAMRVANSNLVKTAFFGADANWGRIMAAIGAAGVELDPSRIDIFFNHAPMVRNGTGLGKAAERKAARVLKKPFFVLTIELHTGTASATAWTCDLSDEYIRINTAYRS, from the coding sequence ATGGATCATGTGATGAAAGCGGTGAAAGGCGGTATTACGGCCGTCCCTGGATTTCTGGCTTCGGGAGTCCATAGCGGGATCAAAAAAATCAACGAACCCGATCTGGCCTTAATTTTTTCAAAAAATCCCTGTACGGCCGCCGGCCTTTTCACGACCAACCGGGTCGCTGCCGCCCCCGTTCGTCTAACCCAGGAACACATCCGGTCCGGCCGACTTCAAGCCATCGTGGCCAATTCCGGCAATGCCAACGCGTGCACCGGATCCCAGGGAGAAGCCGCCGCGCGGGAGATGACCGAGCGGGTCGCCCGATATCTCGGTTTCGCGCCCGAACTGGTCGCTGTGGCGTCGACCGGCGTCATCGGAGAACCGTTCCCCTTGGAGGCCTTCCGCACCGGCATTCCAAAATTGGTGAAAACACTCAATGGTCAAGGCAGTCGAAGCGCCGCACGGGCCATCATGACCACCGATACCAAACCCAAAGAGGCGGCCGTCCGCTTCAAGATCGGGAAGGGGTGGGTTACTGTAGGGGGGATTGCAAAAGGCTCCGGAATGATTCATCCCAACATGGCCACGATGCTTGCCTTCCTGACAACCGACCTGAGCATCGAACCCTTCCTCCTCCGGACGATGTTGACATCCGCCGCAAACCGCTCCTTCAATATGATCACGGTGGATGGGGACACCAGCACGAACGACACGGTGATCTGCCTGGCCAACGGCCGGGCCGGGAACCCGGATCTCAAACGATCCGAAAGCGCCCGATTAAAATTCCAGACCGCCCTGGACGCGGTCTGTCTCCAACTGGCGCGGATGATCGTCCAAGATGGCGAGGGCGCCACCAAATTGATCGAAATCCATGTCAGGGGCGCCGTCGACCCGGAAGGGGCGAAAACAATCGCGATGCGCGTGGCCAATTCCAACCTGGTCAAGACCGCTTTCTTCGGAGCGGACGCCAACTGGGGAAGAATCATGGCGGCCATCGGGGCGGCGGGAGTTGAACTGGATCCTTCCCGAATTGATATTTTCTTCAACCATGCTCCTATGGTTAGAAACGGGACTGGTTTGGGTAAAGCGGCCGAACGGAAGGCCGCCCGTGTGCTCAAAAAGCCGTTCTTTGTCCTGACAATCGAACTCCATACCGGTACGGCCTCGGCCACCGCGTGGACCTGCGATCTTTCGGACGAATACATCCGTATCAATACGGCCTACCGGTCCTAA
- the alr gene encoding alanine racemase: MTLAKTLKKALAVQPPHPTVAEIDLAAFRQNLRWVRERIGSHRGILAVVKANAYGHGIVPISQAAVSENVRGLGVAFIEEGVQIRRAGITVPILVMGGFLPEESEGFLKHNLTPVISHPDQLEPLKRLAQKAPRPIGVHLKIDTGMGRLGLLDHEIGPFIERARAVKKIEILGLMSHFSDDELTDCRSAEDQIERFENVRRTIESLGLNIPLLHMSNSAAIVGLERAWFNLVRPGIVLYGYAPASSAVDTTPIKPVMTLKTKIIHLKRVPAGTPISYGRTFTTPRESLIAVLPIGYADGYSRAWSNRGQVLIGGRRIPVIGRVCMDMTVVDVTALPAARTGEEAVLIGAQGSESLWADELARQLGTIPYEILCAVNHRVPRLYRNGVDPS; the protein is encoded by the coding sequence GTGACGCTCGCCAAAACGCTGAAAAAAGCACTCGCGGTCCAACCGCCCCATCCCACCGTGGCCGAAATCGACCTGGCGGCCTTCCGCCAGAATCTCCGCTGGGTCCGTGAACGAATCGGTTCGCATCGCGGGATTCTGGCGGTGGTGAAGGCCAATGCCTACGGTCACGGCATCGTTCCAATCTCGCAGGCCGCCGTGTCCGAAAATGTCCGGGGATTGGGCGTCGCGTTCATCGAAGAGGGCGTACAAATTCGACGGGCCGGGATTACCGTGCCGATTCTGGTCATGGGCGGTTTTCTCCCTGAAGAAAGCGAAGGATTCTTGAAACACAATCTCACCCCGGTGATTTCCCACCCGGATCAACTGGAACCCTTAAAACGACTGGCGCAAAAAGCCCCCCGTCCCATCGGTGTCCATCTTAAAATTGATACCGGCATGGGCCGACTGGGATTGTTGGATCATGAGATTGGGCCCTTCATCGAACGGGCCCGCGCCGTTAAAAAAATCGAGATCCTTGGGTTGATGTCCCATTTTTCCGACGATGAACTGACCGATTGCCGATCGGCCGAAGATCAGATCGAGCGCTTCGAAAACGTTCGGCGCACGATCGAATCGCTCGGTCTTAATATCCCGTTGCTCCATATGTCGAACAGCGCCGCGATCGTGGGCCTGGAACGCGCCTGGTTCAACCTGGTGAGGCCCGGCATCGTGTTATACGGCTACGCTCCTGCATCTTCCGCGGTGGATACCACCCCGATTAAGCCCGTGATGACCCTGAAAACGAAAATCATTCATCTAAAACGCGTCCCGGCCGGGACGCCGATCAGCTATGGTCGCACATTCACCACGCCCCGGGAAAGCCTGATCGCTGTCCTGCCGATCGGCTATGCCGACGGCTACAGCCGCGCCTGGTCGAACCGGGGACAGGTGCTGATCGGCGGGCGACGCATTCCGGTCATCGGACGGGTCTGCATGGACATGACTGTGGTGGACGTCACGGCTCTGCCGGCCGCAAGGACCGGAGAGGAAGCCGTCCTGATCGGCGCTCAGGGATCCGAGTCCCTTTGGGCCGACGAACTTGCCCGGCAGCTCGGAACCATCCCGTATGAAATCCTGTGTGCCGTCAATCACCGGGTGCCCCGTCTTTATCGTAACGGAGTCGATCCCTCATGA
- the pyrH gene encoding UMP kinase yields the protein MTAPKYQRVLLKISGEVLAGDQGYGIDPKVIDAVSSEIKDIHDLGVEVAVVIGGGNIFRGLAASAGGMERSSADYMGMLATVLNALALQNTLERKGVFTRVQSAIEMRQLAESYIRRRAIRHLEKKRVVIFAGGTGNPYFSTDTAAALRAMEVGAQVILKGTKVAGIYDADPMKHPKAKRYDELTFFQVIEKDLRVMDATAVTLCMDHSLPLIVFNLKETGNIKRIVLGHKVGTIVRKTL from the coding sequence ATGACTGCGCCGAAATACCAGCGGGTGCTATTGAAGATCAGCGGCGAGGTTCTGGCCGGAGATCAAGGCTACGGCATCGATCCGAAAGTCATCGACGCCGTTTCTTCCGAAATCAAGGACATCCATGATCTGGGCGTTGAAGTGGCCGTCGTGATCGGGGGCGGCAACATCTTCCGTGGACTGGCCGCAAGCGCCGGGGGAATGGAGCGTTCCTCCGCCGATTACATGGGCATGCTGGCCACGGTCCTGAACGCGCTGGCGCTCCAGAATACCCTCGAACGCAAAGGCGTGTTCACCCGCGTGCAGTCGGCCATCGAGATGCGGCAATTGGCCGAAAGTTACATTCGCCGGAGGGCCATTCGGCATCTGGAGAAGAAACGGGTCGTCATTTTTGCGGGAGGGACCGGCAACCCGTATTTTTCGACCGATACCGCGGCGGCGCTCCGCGCCATGGAAGTCGGCGCGCAAGTCATCCTAAAAGGGACCAAAGTGGCCGGCATTTATGACGCCGATCCGATGAAGCATCCCAAAGCGAAACGGTATGACGAGCTGACCTTCTTTCAAGTCATTGAAAAAGACCTCCGGGTCATGGACGCGACGGCCGTCACCCTCTGCATGGACCACAGCCTGCCGTTAATCGTATTCAACCTGAAAGAAACCGGAAACATCAAACGGATCGTTCTCGGACATAAGGTCGGCACCATCGTCCGAAAAACGCTTTAA
- the tsf gene encoding translation elongation factor Ts: MSIDATQVKDLREKTGAGILDCQKALTQSGGDVAKAIDFLRQKGLATAQKKAGRATNDGLIVSYIHAGNKLGVLLEVNCETDFVAKTDDFQELARDLAMHIAAADPQYLKREDIPAAVLEKEKEIFLAQAKESGKPAAVLDKIIAGRLEKLYTELCLLEQPFVKDPAITIKDLLGQKIAKLGENISVRRFTRFRLGEIVEE, translated from the coding sequence ATGTCCATTGATGCGACACAGGTGAAGGACCTGCGCGAAAAAACCGGCGCCGGCATTCTGGACTGTCAGAAAGCTCTGACCCAATCGGGAGGAGACGTTGCGAAGGCCATCGATTTTTTGAGGCAGAAAGGCCTGGCCACGGCTCAGAAAAAAGCCGGTCGCGCCACCAACGACGGTCTGATCGTCTCCTATATCCACGCCGGCAATAAACTCGGCGTTCTCCTCGAAGTCAATTGCGAGACCGATTTCGTCGCCAAAACGGATGATTTCCAGGAGTTGGCCCGGGACCTGGCCATGCATATCGCCGCGGCCGACCCGCAGTACCTCAAGCGGGAAGACATTCCCGCCGCGGTCCTGGAAAAAGAGAAAGAGATATTTTTAGCCCAAGCGAAGGAGAGCGGGAAACCCGCGGCCGTTCTGGACAAAATCATCGCCGGCCGCCTTGAGAAATTATACACCGAGCTCTGCCTGCTGGAGCAACCCTTCGTCAAGGACCCCGCAATCACGATCAAAGACCTTCTCGGTCAGAAAATCGCCAAGCTCGGCGAGAATATCTCCGTTCGCCGATTTACGCGGTTTCGCCTAGGTGAGATCGTCGAGGAATGA
- the ccmA gene encoding heme ABC exporter ATP-binding protein CcmA, with the protein MSAIRGIQLSKSYRHYQVLKNVSFEVASGECFALFGPNGAGKTTLLKVLATLQKPSSGRFEMMGYDGIRNRNQVREILLMIAHGSYLYSELDAVENIRFALGLRGRVPTTHEIKVTLDRVGIGAFAAFKIRSFSEGMKKRLSIAKAMLIRPKVLLMDEPYSSLDERGMTMMNHFIRESTAQGAAVLMTSHNRVQSAEVAGKAGVLHQGVLREIPVKDLVAAHELF; encoded by the coding sequence ATGTCCGCGATCCGAGGAATACAACTCAGCAAATCGTACCGTCATTACCAGGTTTTGAAGAACGTTTCATTCGAGGTGGCGTCGGGAGAATGCTTTGCGTTGTTCGGACCGAACGGCGCCGGGAAGACCACGCTGTTAAAGGTTTTGGCGACGCTGCAGAAGCCGTCCTCGGGCCGGTTCGAAATGATGGGTTATGACGGAATCCGGAATCGGAATCAGGTCCGTGAAATTCTACTGATGATCGCCCACGGGTCGTACCTGTACAGCGAGCTCGACGCCGTGGAAAACATCCGCTTCGCCCTGGGGCTTCGCGGACGGGTCCCGACCACTCATGAGATCAAGGTCACGTTGGATCGGGTCGGGATCGGAGCCTTCGCGGCCTTCAAGATCCGTTCCTTTTCCGAGGGAATGAAAAAGCGGCTCTCGATCGCCAAGGCAATGCTGATCCGTCCCAAAGTTCTTCTGATGGACGAGCCTTACTCGTCCCTGGATGAACGGGGGATGACGATGATGAACCACTTCATCCGGGAGAGCACCGCGCAGGGTGCGGCCGTTCTCATGACCTCCCACAACCGGGTTCAGTCCGCCGAGGTCGCCGGCAAGGCCGGTGTGCTGCATCAGGGAGTGCTGCGTGAAATCCCCGTGAAGGATCTGGTCGCCGCCCATGAACTTTTTTAA
- a CDS encoding MlaD family protein, translated as MRLSTEARVGLVVLLGVLILTYMTFKVGGYRFGTEAGYRIFALFDTVAGLDTKSKIRVAGVEVGQVETITLLDGQAKVTLRINPDIKLRKGTQAAVRATGLLGDKYLELVPGKEEGYLKDGDSIPQSEQVADLDRLINQFSSIATDIKAVSASLREALGTKEGETSMKEIVANIRDLSHNLSGAVKDNRENFTKAVANIQDVSASLKTDLPKLMESLNRTSEKLEAIATKVEKGEGTLGKLVQNDDVYNKLDSALQGLNNITQKVEKGEGTIGKLFTDDKAYDQITTALEGFGNAVNRIERFKTTIGFRNEYQLDTHENKGYFSVQLQPREDKFYLLELVDDPRGRVIKTITQFDNNGPVTQYETQHRLKFSAEFGRRFSDLALRVGLMENSFGGGADLYLFNDALKLSADIWDFNSDDPLNPHPHIKTTAGYTFFKYLFVQGGYDNYLNRKLDTGFIGGGLRFEDDDLKYLLGSGALRVR; from the coding sequence ATGCGCTTGAGCACCGAAGCCCGAGTTGGACTGGTGGTTCTGCTCGGGGTTCTCATCCTGACCTATATGACGTTTAAGGTGGGCGGCTATCGTTTTGGCACCGAAGCCGGCTATCGCATTTTCGCGCTTTTCGACACCGTGGCGGGGCTGGATACCAAATCCAAGATCCGGGTCGCCGGGGTAGAGGTGGGCCAAGTTGAAACGATCACGCTGCTGGACGGACAGGCGAAGGTCACCTTGAGGATCAATCCGGACATCAAACTTCGCAAAGGAACCCAGGCAGCCGTCCGCGCCACCGGACTCCTGGGAGATAAGTACCTCGAACTCGTTCCGGGAAAAGAAGAGGGTTATCTGAAGGACGGCGATAGCATTCCCCAGAGCGAACAGGTGGCCGATTTGGACCGGCTGATCAACCAATTTAGCAGTATTGCGACCGACATCAAGGCGGTCAGCGCCTCCCTGCGCGAAGCGCTCGGAACGAAGGAAGGCGAGACATCGATGAAGGAGATCGTGGCCAACATCCGCGATCTGAGCCACAACCTCAGCGGCGCGGTGAAAGACAACCGCGAGAATTTTACCAAGGCCGTTGCCAACATTCAGGACGTCAGTGCATCGCTCAAAACGGACCTGCCCAAGTTGATGGAAAGTCTCAATCGCACCTCCGAAAAACTGGAGGCGATCGCGACCAAGGTTGAAAAAGGCGAAGGGACATTGGGAAAACTCGTTCAGAACGACGACGTGTACAACAAGCTGGACTCGGCCCTTCAAGGGTTGAACAATATCACGCAGAAGGTCGAAAAAGGAGAGGGCACGATCGGGAAGCTCTTCACCGATGACAAGGCCTACGATCAGATCACCACGGCCCTCGAGGGCTTCGGCAACGCCGTGAACCGCATCGAGCGGTTCAAAACCACGATCGGATTCCGCAACGAGTACCAACTTGACACTCACGAAAACAAAGGTTACTTTTCGGTTCAACTCCAGCCCCGAGAAGACAAATTTTATCTATTGGAGCTGGTGGACGATCCCCGGGGACGGGTCATCAAAACCATCACGCAGTTCGATAACAACGGCCCCGTGACGCAGTATGAAACCCAGCACCGCTTGAAGTTCAGCGCCGAGTTCGGCCGCCGGTTCTCGGATCTGGCCCTGCGGGTCGGGCTGATGGAAAACAGCTTCGGCGGGGGCGCCGATCTCTATCTCTTCAATGACGCCCTGAAGCTCAGCGCGGATATTTGGGATTTCAACAGCGATGATCCGCTGAACCCGCATCCTCACATCAAGACCACGGCCGGCTACACCTTCTTCAAATACCTCTTCGTCCAAGGCGGCTACGACAACTACCTCAACCGGAAGCTCGACACCGGCTTCATCGGCGGCGGCCTCCGATTCGAAGACGACGACCTTAAATACCTCCTGGGCAGCGGCGCGCTGAGAGTCCGATAA
- a CDS encoding C39 family peptidase, translating to MRYHSSLTETLIVGILTLLFFADGRTAFSESPPAETLLITGVPFYPQEELGCGPAAVASLLAYWRHPVSLEEITREVQLEKVKGSLPIDLERAAQKRGLAVSSYAGSLEDLRLHLRKNQPLIVFLNLRWVVFPQGHFVVVTGYDGIHSMVIVHSGERAYEKMPVEVFLRAWSKTGNWSLLVLPQEVTS from the coding sequence TTGCGCTACCATTCATCATTAACAGAAACCCTGATCGTCGGAATCCTGACGCTGTTGTTTTTTGCGGATGGACGCACGGCATTTTCCGAATCCCCGCCCGCCGAAACATTACTGATCACCGGCGTTCCATTTTATCCCCAAGAAGAACTGGGATGCGGACCGGCGGCCGTCGCAAGCCTCTTGGCGTACTGGCGTCATCCGGTCTCGCTGGAAGAAATCACGCGCGAGGTTCAACTCGAAAAGGTAAAAGGCAGTTTGCCCATCGACCTCGAACGGGCCGCGCAAAAGCGAGGTCTCGCCGTCTCCTCTTACGCCGGCAGTCTGGAGGATCTCCGCCTTCATTTACGCAAAAACCAGCCCTTAATCGTCTTTCTCAATTTAAGATGGGTCGTTTTCCCGCAGGGCCATTTTGTCGTCGTCACCGGCTACGATGGAATTCACTCCATGGTCATCGTCCACTCCGGGGAACGCGCCTATGAAAAGATGCCGGTCGAGGTCTTCTTGAGGGCATGGTCCAAAACGGGCAACTGGAGCCTGCTGGTTCTTCCACAGGAGGTGACCTCATAA
- a CDS encoding tetratricopeptide repeat protein: MNSTIQTLLGLGLLFAMGGCGSLPRIVVLHDPLTPEEHVQLGVSYESQKDWDAAEKQYQAALAQDPDFLPALADLGNVYAHQEQYASAEKMYQRVLRHDPNHPMANNNLAWIYIAQGTHLAEAGERIDRALANDPQHRAFYEDTRALLLLTLGQPGRAQAASRRAETAAGSELPGFAQQHNETRSKIEAATATRGSQGAEGP; the protein is encoded by the coding sequence ATGAACAGCACCATCCAAACGCTGCTCGGACTGGGACTTCTTTTCGCAATGGGGGGTTGCGGATCCCTGCCGCGGATCGTCGTTCTCCACGACCCGTTGACCCCCGAAGAACATGTGCAACTCGGCGTAAGTTATGAATCGCAAAAAGATTGGGACGCGGCCGAGAAGCAATATCAGGCCGCTCTGGCGCAAGATCCGGACTTTTTACCCGCGCTGGCCGATTTGGGAAATGTGTATGCTCACCAGGAACAGTACGCCTCCGCCGAAAAAATGTACCAACGCGTGTTGCGCCACGATCCGAACCATCCCATGGCCAACAACAACCTGGCCTGGATTTATATCGCACAGGGGACCCACCTGGCCGAAGCCGGGGAACGGATCGACCGGGCCTTGGCGAACGATCCACAACACCGCGCGTTTTATGAGGACACCCGTGCCCTTCTTCTCTTAACCCTCGGGCAACCGGGCCGGGCCCAGGCCGCGTCGCGTCGGGCCGAAACCGCCGCCGGATCGGAACTGCCGGGCTTCGCACAGCAACACAATGAGACACGGTCGAAGATCGAGGCGGCCACGGCCACCCGGGGTTCCCAGGGGGCGGAGGGTCCGTGA
- the rpsB gene encoding 30S ribosomal protein S2: MSVISMKELLEAGVHFGHQTKRWNPKMKKYIFGERNGIYIIDLQKTIKRFLTAYEFVKQTVAEGRSILFVGTKRQAQEVVETESKRSQMFYVNQRWLGGMLTNFQTIRKNIDRLKKLEAARTDGTHDRLTKKEVANLEKDRMKLEKYLSGIKEMTTLPGAVFIIDTKKEHIAVQEAKRLDIPVIAILDTNCDPEDADLIIPGNDDALRAIKLITTRIADAAVEGLQLRARKNPPPETAGAASLAERNLPEIPIAAAAGGPTEGIVEADNVH; encoded by the coding sequence ATGTCCGTGATTTCAATGAAAGAACTCTTGGAGGCCGGGGTTCACTTCGGCCACCAAACAAAACGTTGGAACCCCAAGATGAAAAAATACATCTTCGGGGAACGCAACGGGATTTACATCATCGATCTCCAGAAAACGATAAAGCGGTTTCTGACGGCGTATGAGTTTGTCAAACAGACCGTCGCGGAAGGACGGTCCATTCTCTTCGTCGGCACGAAACGCCAGGCTCAGGAGGTGGTCGAGACCGAGTCCAAGCGCAGTCAGATGTTCTATGTCAATCAGCGTTGGCTTGGAGGGATGCTGACCAATTTCCAGACCATCCGCAAAAACATCGACCGTCTGAAAAAACTGGAAGCCGCGCGGACGGACGGCACCCACGACCGCCTCACGAAAAAGGAAGTCGCGAATCTCGAAAAGGATCGGATGAAGTTGGAAAAATATCTCAGCGGGATCAAGGAAATGACGACCCTCCCGGGAGCGGTGTTTATTATTGACACCAAGAAAGAGCATATCGCGGTTCAGGAAGCCAAGCGCCTTGATATCCCCGTCATCGCCATTTTGGATACGAACTGCGATCCGGAGGACGCCGACCTGATCATCCCGGGAAACGACGACGCGCTCCGCGCGATCAAACTCATCACCACCCGCATTGCGGACGCCGCCGTAGAAGGGCTGCAGCTCCGCGCCAGGAAAAACCCTCCACCGGAAACGGCGGGCGCGGCCTCCTTGGCCGAGAGGAACTTGCCCGAGATACCGATCGCGGCTGCCGCCGGGGGGCCGACCGAAGGAATTGTGGAGGCGGATAATGTCCATTGA
- a CDS encoding ABC transporter permease gives MRWLELIGSRTTKFIEEVGNVSVLFLRTVKWSLRPPLGFRNILKQMEEVGVRSVPVVLITAVSTGMVLALQSHTGFKRFNAESLVGTVVALSMTRELGPVLTALIVAGRAGAAMAAELGTMRVTEQIDALSTMATNPIKYLVVPRLLAGMLMLPILTIFADAIGIAGGYLVAVQMLDVNPVVYMRRTTDYLEYDDIFGGLLKAFVFGMIIATISCYKGFNTQGGAEGVGKATTGAVVISSMLILISDYFLTSMLF, from the coding sequence ATGAGGTGGCTTGAACTGATCGGCTCCCGGACGACGAAATTCATCGAAGAGGTCGGAAATGTGTCCGTGCTTTTTTTGAGAACGGTGAAATGGTCTCTGCGTCCCCCGCTCGGATTTCGGAACATCCTGAAGCAGATGGAGGAGGTCGGCGTCCGTTCGGTTCCGGTCGTCCTGATTACGGCCGTTTCGACCGGCATGGTGCTGGCCCTTCAAAGCCACACCGGCTTCAAACGGTTCAATGCCGAGAGCCTGGTCGGAACCGTCGTAGCCCTATCGATGACCCGCGAGCTCGGGCCGGTCCTCACGGCCTTGATCGTTGCCGGCCGGGCCGGCGCGGCCATGGCGGCCGAGCTCGGGACGATGCGGGTCACCGAACAGATCGACGCCCTCAGCACCATGGCCACGAACCCGATCAAATACCTGGTCGTGCCGAGGTTGCTGGCCGGGATGTTGATGCTGCCGATCCTGACGATCTTCGCGGACGCCATCGGGATCGCCGGCGGCTATTTAGTCGCCGTCCAGATGCTCGACGTCAACCCGGTCGTCTACATGCGACGCACCACCGATTATCTGGAATACGATGACATCTTCGGCGGCTTGCTCAAGGCCTTCGTGTTCGGGATGATCATCGCGACGATCAGTTGTTATAAAGGATTCAACACCCAGGGAGGCGCGGAAGGCGTGGGCAAGGCCACGACCGGCGCGGTCGTCATCTCCTCCATGCTGATCCTGATCTCGGACTATTTTCTGACCTCGATGCTGTTCTAA
- a CDS encoding ABC transporter ATP-binding protein gives MGEPIIQLVDVYKSFADNRVLQGVTLTIERGETMVIIGGSGSGKSVILKHIIGLMKPDRGKVIVAGQDLSTLKERALDELRKKFGMLFQYAALFDSLSVWENIGFSLRQKTLMTDDEIRRIATEKLGMVGLRGVEDRMPADLSGGMKKRVGLARALAMEPEILLYDEPTTGLDPIMADAINELILEMKRRLQVTGVAITHDMTSAYKIADRIAMLYQGKIQAVGTPDQIKNSDNPIVHQFVTGSSVGPIMTV, from the coding sequence GTGGGCGAACCGATTATTCAGCTTGTGGACGTCTACAAATCCTTCGCGGACAATCGCGTGCTCCAAGGCGTCACGCTCACGATCGAACGCGGCGAGACGATGGTGATCATCGGCGGGAGCGGAAGCGGAAAGAGCGTGATCCTCAAACACATCATCGGGCTGATGAAGCCGGATCGCGGAAAGGTCATCGTCGCCGGACAGGATCTCTCCACGTTGAAGGAGCGCGCGTTGGATGAGCTGCGAAAGAAATTCGGGATGCTCTTTCAATACGCCGCGCTGTTTGACTCTCTCTCGGTGTGGGAAAATATCGGTTTTTCGCTGCGCCAGAAAACCCTGATGACGGACGACGAAATCCGGCGGATCGCGACCGAGAAGTTGGGGATGGTCGGACTCCGAGGGGTCGAAGACCGAATGCCGGCCGACCTCTCCGGTGGAATGAAAAAGCGGGTCGGACTCGCCCGGGCGCTGGCGATGGAACCGGAAATCCTGCTGTACGATGAGCCGACGACCGGACTGGACCCAATCATGGCGGACGCGATCAACGAGCTGATCCTTGAGATGAAGCGCCGCCTTCAGGTGACGGGAGTGGCCATTACCCACGATATGACCAGCGCGTACAAAATCGCGGACCGCATCGCCATGCTGTACCAGGGGAAAATCCAGGCCGTGGGAACGCCGGACCAAATCAAGAACAGCGACAATCCGATCGTTCATCAATTTGTCACCGGCAGCTCGGTCGGGCCGATTATGACGGTTTAG